A genomic stretch from Bradyrhizobium sp. 195 includes:
- a CDS encoding b(o/a)3-type cytochrome-c oxidase subunit 1 — protein sequence MLVNRKLILAHFWLAFAVFGIALTLGAWQMFIRSPIGTWLSNPELYYRSLTAHGTVMGYVFPTLVAMGFGYAISESALGQRLVGVRWAWAGFWLIVAGSIMAVIPIALGRASVLYTFYPPLIGNVFYYLGVVLVVVGSWFWVALMSINLRIWRKAHPGAPVPLAMFANVAGSYLWAWTAVGAALELLLQIIPVAAGLKNTIDAGLARIFFSWTLHAIVYFWLMPTYIAYYTIVPRAIGGRVYSDSMARISFILFLVVAMPIGMHHTFADPQVGAGFKFIHSAFTALVALPTLLTVFTICASVEIAARLRGGRGMFGWIGALPWDNPMMLALAFSFVMLGFGGAGGLINMSYQLDASIHNTQWITGHFHLIFGGAIVIMYFAIAYDLWPHLTGRELIDIRLMRSQLWLWFVGMIVTTFPWHWVGILGMPRRMAYFDFGDPAIAPQALSVTFSAIGGFILLASGIMFIVILARGMRAPQADAGPYRFALAVHEPRTVPVALNTHALWVALMIALTLTNYGYPILTLALTEGTSVPAVYVGAQ from the coding sequence GTGTTGGTCAATAGGAAGCTCATCCTCGCCCATTTCTGGCTGGCCTTCGCCGTATTCGGCATCGCGCTCACGCTCGGCGCCTGGCAGATGTTCATCCGCAGCCCGATCGGCACCTGGCTGTCCAATCCCGAGCTCTATTACCGCTCGCTGACCGCGCACGGCACGGTGATGGGCTACGTCTTCCCGACCCTGGTGGCGATGGGATTCGGCTACGCCATCAGCGAGTCGGCGCTGGGGCAGCGCCTGGTCGGCGTGCGCTGGGCCTGGGCGGGCTTCTGGCTGATCGTCGCCGGCAGCATCATGGCGGTGATCCCGATCGCGCTGGGCCGCGCCTCGGTGCTCTACACCTTCTATCCGCCGCTCATCGGCAACGTCTTCTACTATCTCGGCGTCGTGCTGGTCGTGGTCGGCTCGTGGTTCTGGGTCGCGCTGATGTCGATCAATCTGCGGATCTGGCGAAAGGCCCATCCCGGCGCACCAGTGCCGCTGGCGATGTTCGCCAATGTCGCGGGTTCTTATTTGTGGGCCTGGACTGCGGTGGGCGCCGCGCTCGAGTTGCTGTTGCAGATCATCCCGGTCGCGGCGGGGCTGAAGAACACCATCGACGCCGGACTCGCCCGCATCTTCTTCTCCTGGACGCTGCACGCCATCGTCTATTTCTGGCTGATGCCGACCTACATCGCCTATTACACCATCGTTCCGCGCGCGATCGGCGGCCGGGTCTATTCCGACAGCATGGCGCGGATCTCTTTCATCCTGTTCCTGGTGGTGGCGATGCCGATCGGCATGCATCACACCTTCGCCGATCCGCAGGTCGGCGCCGGCTTCAAGTTCATCCACTCGGCCTTCACGGCGCTGGTGGCGTTGCCGACGCTGCTGACCGTGTTCACGATCTGCGCGTCGGTCGAGATCGCGGCGCGGCTGCGTGGCGGGCGCGGCATGTTCGGCTGGATCGGCGCCCTGCCCTGGGACAATCCGATGATGCTGGCGCTGGCGTTCTCCTTCGTCATGCTCGGCTTCGGCGGTGCCGGCGGCCTCATCAACATGAGCTATCAGCTCGATGCGTCGATCCACAACACGCAATGGATTACCGGCCATTTCCACCTGATCTTCGGCGGCGCCATCGTGATCATGTACTTTGCGATCGCCTATGATCTGTGGCCGCATCTGACCGGGCGCGAGCTGATCGATATCCGCCTGATGCGCAGCCAGCTCTGGCTGTGGTTCGTCGGCATGATCGTCACCACGTTCCCCTGGCACTGGGTCGGCATCTTGGGCATGCCGCGCCGCATGGCCTATTTCGACTTCGGCGATCCCGCCATCGCGCCGCAGGCGCTCTCGGTCACGTTCTCGGCGATCGGCGGCTTCATCCTGCTGGCGTCGGGCATCATGTTCATCGTCATCCTGGCGCGCGGTATGCGCGCACCTCAGGCCGACGCCGGGCCCTACCGCTTTGCGCTCGCCGTGCACGAACCGAGGACGGTGCCCGTCGCGCTCAATACGCATGCATTGTGGGTGGCGCTGATGATCGCCCTCACCCTCACCAATTACGGCTATCCGATCCTGACGCTCGCGCTGACCGAGGGCACGTCGGTGCCGGCCGTCTATGTGGGAGCGCAGTGA
- a CDS encoding c-type cytochrome, which produces MGSKLSITLLALAALTTATQAQDKNSDVVARGEYLARAGDCTACHTAAEGHLFAGGRAMPTPFGTLYTSNITPDPATGIGKWSADDFYKTMHSGRFPDGGLIYPAMPFASYTKVTRADSDAIFAYLRSIPPVVQKNKPHELRFPYDNRQLILGWRTLYFREGEFKPDPAKSAEWNRGAYLVEGLGHCSMCHSPINALGGTSQSDAFKGGLIPMQNWYAPSLTSNREAGLGDWSIKDITDLLQTGVSMRGVVYGPMAEVVHNSLQYLSDEDTRAMAVYLKGIAEGSSPPPTATALPTTESSLLISLGKTVYDKSCASCHGTQGEGKPPHWPPLANNQSIEMQSAVNPIRMVLNGGYPPGTKGNPMPYGMPPFAGLLSDNEVAAVVSYIRTAWGNRGTPVSAREANELRSAPLN; this is translated from the coding sequence ATGGGCTCGAAACTGTCGATCACGCTTCTCGCCCTCGCTGCGCTGACGACGGCGACACAGGCGCAGGACAAAAACAGCGACGTCGTCGCGCGTGGCGAATATCTCGCCCGCGCCGGCGATTGCACCGCCTGCCACACCGCGGCGGAAGGCCATTTGTTCGCCGGCGGCCGCGCCATGCCGACGCCGTTCGGCACCCTCTACACCTCCAACATCACGCCCGATCCTGCGACAGGGATCGGCAAGTGGAGCGCGGACGACTTCTACAAGACGATGCACAGCGGCCGTTTTCCGGACGGCGGACTGATCTATCCGGCGATGCCGTTTGCGTCCTACACCAAGGTCACCCGCGCCGACAGCGACGCGATCTTCGCGTACTTGCGCTCGATCCCGCCGGTCGTCCAGAAGAACAAGCCGCACGAACTGCGCTTCCCCTATGACAACCGCCAGCTCATCCTCGGCTGGCGCACGCTGTACTTCCGTGAGGGCGAGTTCAAGCCCGATCCGGCCAAATCGGCCGAATGGAATCGCGGCGCCTATCTGGTCGAGGGCCTCGGTCATTGCAGCATGTGCCATTCGCCGATCAACGCGCTCGGCGGCACCTCGCAATCGGACGCTTTCAAGGGCGGCCTGATCCCGATGCAGAACTGGTACGCGCCCTCGCTGACCTCCAACCGTGAGGCCGGGCTCGGCGACTGGAGCATCAAGGACATCACCGACCTGCTCCAGACCGGCGTCTCCATGCGCGGTGTGGTCTACGGCCCGATGGCCGAGGTCGTGCACAACAGCCTGCAATATCTCAGCGACGAGGACACCAGGGCGATGGCGGTGTACCTCAAGGGCATCGCGGAAGGCTCGTCGCCGCCGCCCACGGCCACGGCCCTCCCGACCACCGAGAGCAGCCTGCTGATCAGCCTTGGCAAGACCGTCTACGACAAGAGTTGCGCGAGCTGTCATGGCACGCAGGGCGAAGGCAAGCCGCCGCATTGGCCGCCGCTCGCCAACAACCAGTCGATCGAGATGCAATCGGCGGTCAATCCGATCCGCATGGTGCTCAATGGCGGCTATCCGCCGGGCACCAAGGGCAATCCGATGCCCTACGGCATGCCGCCTTTCGCAGGCCTCCTCTCCGACAACGAGGTCGCCGCCGTCGTCTCCTACATTCGCACCGCCTGGGGCAATCGCGGCACGCCGGTCTCGGCGCGCGAGGCCAACGAACTTCGCTCCGCACCGCTGAATTGA
- a CDS encoding cupredoxin domain-containing protein: MSAEDTHGSAEVAARVERRWATIAVIIIVMMALLAAFAGIHRATMPQPRVEITDPSRLHLSGEFVESNLGSVLEANGNVTVRAIGQQYSFTPACIVVPVDTPITLRATSADVVHGILIQGTNVNTMLVPGYISEQLMRFTRTGDYLMPCQEFCSFGHEGMWGKVKVIDKAGFADRAKAGGRLSCVGQ, encoded by the coding sequence ATGAGCGCCGAGGACACCCATGGCAGCGCCGAGGTCGCGGCCCGCGTCGAGCGGCGTTGGGCCACCATTGCCGTGATCATCATCGTGATGATGGCGCTGCTGGCGGCCTTTGCCGGCATCCATCGCGCGACCATGCCGCAGCCACGCGTCGAGATCACCGATCCCTCGCGCCTGCATCTGTCCGGCGAATTCGTCGAAAGCAATCTCGGCAGCGTGCTGGAGGCCAATGGCAATGTGACCGTGCGCGCGATCGGCCAGCAATATTCCTTTACGCCGGCCTGCATCGTGGTGCCCGTGGACACGCCGATCACGCTGCGCGCCACCAGCGCCGACGTCGTGCATGGCATTCTGATCCAGGGCACCAACGTCAACACCATGCTGGTGCCCGGCTACATTTCCGAGCAGCTCATGCGCTTTACGCGGACCGGCGACTACCTGATGCCCTGCCAGGAGTTCTGCAGTTTTGGCCATGAGGGCATGTGGGGCAAGGTCAAGGTGATCGACAAGGCCGGCTTCGCGGATCGTGCGAAGGCTGGCGGGAGGCTGAGCTGTGTTGGTCAATAG
- a CDS encoding c-type cytochrome → MAARVEACTPCHGNKGEGTSDVYFPRLAGKPAGYLYNQLLAFRSGRRKYPPMNYLLEFLPDPYLEAMAAYFASEHPPLPQPAPSEVSKEVLAQGELLATSGDADRNIPACVSCHGPGLTGMQPGIPGLLGLRAAYVSAQLGAWRYGNRTAKSPDCMQLVAGHLTEADVTAVAAWLATRPAPANPAPVPKGTYALPFGCGSQPN, encoded by the coding sequence ATGGCGGCGCGGGTAGAGGCATGCACGCCCTGTCACGGCAACAAGGGCGAAGGCACCAGCGACGTCTATTTCCCGCGCCTCGCCGGAAAGCCCGCCGGCTATCTCTACAATCAGCTCCTCGCCTTCCGCAGCGGCCGGCGCAAATACCCGCCCATGAATTATCTGCTGGAATTTCTGCCGGATCCGTATCTGGAGGCGATGGCGGCTTATTTTGCCAGCGAGCACCCTCCGCTACCGCAGCCTGCCCCGAGCGAGGTCAGCAAGGAAGTCCTCGCTCAGGGCGAGCTGCTTGCGACCAGCGGCGACGCCGATCGAAACATACCGGCCTGCGTCAGCTGTCATGGTCCCGGCCTCACGGGCATGCAGCCCGGCATTCCCGGTCTGCTCGGTCTCCGCGCCGCCTACGTCAGCGCCCAGCTCGGCGCCTGGCGCTACGGCAACCGCACGGCGAAATCGCCCGACTGCATGCAGCTCGTCGCCGGGCATCTGACCGAGGCCGATGTTACCGCCGTTGCCGCGTGGCTGGCGACGCGGCCCGCGCCCGCGAACCCTGCTCCCGTGCCGAAAGGCACCTACGCGCTGCCATTCGGCTGCGGCAGCCAGCCCAACTGA